A region of the Culex quinquefasciatus strain JHB chromosome 1, VPISU_Cqui_1.0_pri_paternal, whole genome shotgun sequence genome:
gcccggccttttgaggttatgcaaaaaatcgcCCTTTTTTGTtgatacaaatatatttttcttatcataactttttaaatactttactaaacagaataaatttcaatagggtcttatgggaccccaaaacgaatcgaatgaggctgacccggccaaaatcggttctgccagttctgagaaaatcgtgtggaaaaaaaaatcatgtctacacacatccccacagacatttgctcagaatttgattctgagtcgatatgtatacacccaaagttaaagaacgaggggatagtcctcacgaaaagaaacgtgaggaaagtgctatattgcgagagtatagtcctctcgcgtgttcattcgttcattggaacagttcatcctatgagtggcttatatggacaaacgaccgccacctAGTCAACGAACCAtagtggcccatacggcaaaggcacggttcaatatgccaaaggtcttgggttcgagtctcggtaccggtacttttttttgatagatgaacttttttggaaaatgaaccatgagtaaagtactctcggtaatttcgggatttatcctctccgtccgcacacagcaccattttactaccgaatcgtgctctttatcctctcgtatgccgatgcccagttctgggtgtacgtgaaggtatatctagatggtatatttaagaagttcaattttcgagtgattttatagccttgcctcagtgaggtgaggaaggcaaaacccaaaatatgaccaaaaatcgatttgttgacacttTGACTCAATTCTAAGGGCAGATTCTGagtcagcgggcaaaattagggtagagtagtcatcaatgataCACATAAAAACTAAGccaagtttgtttttgcatgaaatttcgattttttccaaaaatcacatttttttaaaaaattataactcggcagcagatttgtttgaccatacttctctatgactcaaaagttgcgggtttttgtcccctaaaacatataaaaaatttcgaagatCAAaacatacgtattttgggaaattgagttgttgtgaaaaaaaagttaattaagtaATCGCAAATTTTTGTTCcgtgcctacaactttgccgaagacaccaacttgatccgaaaaattcactcaaaagttacagctgtttgattatttagataccatttttgtatggagacttgtatggatgaaccaatgatacaaaatagcttttttggtttgagccaaatctaaaaatacaagtaaaatcaattttcggttttggaagagaattgctcaactgtcaAATGCGTGTGAACTCAGAATGTCCGTGGTGAGTTTCATCAAagacaaaaattgttatttttgtcatttttttcattttgatattttttgataattttgataattttgataattttgataattttgataattttgttaattttgataattttgataatttttgacattatcgtcattttggtcatttggccattttggccattttggccattttggtcattttggtcatttggtcatttggtcattttcgtcattttcgtcattatgGTCaaagtcaatttggtcatttttgtcattttggtattttttgtcattttcgtcattttggtcattttgatcgttttggttatttcgatcatttcggtcattttggtcattctttaaaaagtttaccaaaactgtaataatttattttcattaagctAGATCTCTATCCAGATGCTTcataaattaatattatcagaaataaatcttgatataaaattttctgatcatctGATTAATTCTATATGAACTGAgtaataaataaatatgaaCTAAATTATGTTGAGGttcttcatttatttatttatttttcagaacatTTCCAAAAATTGGTTCCAAAAAGTTGAGAAGATGTATACTCCCGCttgtattttgggaattcccgggaaatttacaaatttcccgggaaatgggaaatatttttttacgggaaGTTGGACGCTTTTGGCAGAAGGAAAAGACCTCCCTTACATACAagagttgttaaaaaaattaagcaaaatggcTTTTGAAACAcgggaaaataaaataaaacgaaaagtaGTTGACTTAAGTTGgtttaaacaaaatgttttgcttgctaaaaaacgacaaaatattGATTATTAAATTACGAATTTCTGGAAAACTTATCCTAATTCTTTGTGAAATcagtataaaaaatattcatattttgtgatttcaaaaatgtgattaatttttttaaagtgcaataaaaaatgctcagaacaaaacataaaatcctcgaaaaaaaaattaagatggttccacaaaattttatcatgttttcttTCAAATGCGACAATTCACAGAAATTCTTCTTAGATTTTATGAAATCGTCGCGATAAAAAATATCTTCTAAAATGACTCgtactgaaatagtagtttatgcaacatgttgcaaaaagaggattttttcagcacgagtcgtacatttatccaaagaggttcaccgagttggataaatacgacgagtgctgaaaaaatcaagttttgcaacgagttccataccacattttttgcaatttcaaaaaacacccattgagtgaaattttaagtcgaattttcatgtattttgtcaataaatcgtttaaatcaaaaaaatgttgaaaagtgttacttttcaaaacaagtgctgaaaatttcaacttttagcacccatttcagtgctgaaaagtagaacttttcagcatttattttgaaaagtgttgctattcgattctgttatttttggtacagaaaagtaggctttttcgtcgttcatgaatgacagaaaaagtaagtagtttcacgacggaattgcaaaatagtagtttatgcaacaagttgcaaaaagaggattttttcagcacgagtcgtacatttatccaacgaggttcaccgagttggataaatacgaagagtgctgaaaaaatcaagttttgcaacgagttccatacaacattttttgtaattccaaAAAGCAcaaactgagtgaaattttatgtaaaattttcatgtattttgtcaataaatcgtttaaatcaaaaaaatgttgaaaagtgttacttttcgaatcaagtgctgaaaagttcaacttttcagcacccatttgagtgctgaaaagtagaacttttcagcatttgttttgaaaagtgttgctattcgattctgttattttcggtacagaaaagtaggctttttcgtcgttcaagaatgacaggaaaagtaagtagtttcacgacggaattgcaaaaaaatctttttttgcacctaattgcataaactactatttaattATTTCATCACCTCCATTTTGgcagccatcttggatttaaaaattttacagcactttaacgtagtttaggggCCATActcaagctcgacaatcaaaaattagatttcgtggttcgattatttgaactgatttttttctaaggtcTTCGGAtactcgagtctggactgtacctcgaaaaatatttattaaagttTGCAAGATTGGAAATCACTCATGGATTACGTCTAGTTAGATTGAGTCTGACGTTCTGTAGAGGGAAAGGGAGGGGAATATGGTaatgagagagaaagagagaaggtCACAAGGGATTGGGTTAACACGAAATATTGACCGGCAATTCTCGTTgctgtgattttaaattttcaaaaaaagaattgaaaactgaCTGAATTGAATATCCTAATCGGTTGAAGatagaatattaaaaaaatactgcgtTGAGTTTCTTATACTTTATTCATAAATAAATAGTTGTAACACACAATATGACGTTAAGCTTACAAGTTCTTTTTCAAGTTACACACCGCGCGTCAAAAGCAAACTTGATGTtgttgattctttttttttttttttttgttcagagaAGTAAAGAGAGAGGACATTGAGTTTGCGTGTTTTTACCTTTGTTTGATAAAATGATGATTATAACATTGATAAAGTGATAACATGATGCTGCTCTTATGGTTATAAAGTTGAGTAAATACGTTTTAAACTGGATAGAGAGAGATtgaatttggttaaatttgtttaaattccgCACTTTTCGCAAATTGGCTGCTTGTCCTTGTCGGAGCGGAACTTGGAGTCCACGCCGATTGGTTCCTTGCAGAGCtggaaaaattaattgaaaattaatatttatttttataaacaaataattCTTCAAACCCACCTTGCACTTGAAGCACTCCTTGTGCCACTTGCCGTCCAGCGCGGAAATGGCCTTCTCCGAGATGGCCTTCTTGCAGCCACCGCACTTGGGCGCGTACAGCCGCTCGTAGTCGGTCGTGCAGTACGGTTTGCCGTTCCGTTCGAAGAAGGTCTGCCCGGAGAGCTGCTGCTTGCACGGCCCGCCGCAGATAAAGTGCTCCAGGTGCCAGGCCTTGCCCATCGCTTTGACCACTTTCTGTTGgggggaaatttgaaaaaaaaagaaattttaggattttaaagacaaattttcataaaaaatcaaacttattcTAGAGAATTACTCCCAAAGGCAGAGACAACTCCAACCAGGTGCAATGTGTCACATGGAGTCTTGAAAGTGCCGCTGAACGTGACTAACGATCGCCGGTTCCTCATGTGGACagaaatttggcagttgtcatCAATTTGCAAGACAGCGCTTTACATTGTGGCTTGCGAATTGGGACTCATTCATCACTTTCTCGCGTTTTTTCTTAAGAGAAGTGCTAATTAGTCAGATGGTCGATGGTGGGGTTGAAACAATCAGTTTGCATGACAGGGCAGAAATAAGTAAAACTTTCTTGAACGGATGCCATCTTCTTCAGGTTCTGGGTGGTTTCGGGTGACGCACCTGTTGGCACGCGTCGGTTCTGGTCTGAGAGAAATATGGACCATATGGGCGTGGATTGATCGATTCGGTTTCGAATTAGGAATACTTTATTGgtttaatttgaagaaaatcgTTCAAGTTAATGAATCTCCAAAAAGTTTGTATTTTGATTGTAGATTTTATTGaccgttttaaaaatttgtatgtGATAATAAATCGATTAACTAATTGTTTGCTTAATAGCGGGGCTCACAGATAcatgaaaatgacaaaagtgtTTAATTTCGAACGTCTCAATCGAAATTTTCaagcaatatggccccagaagctagcctgaaatttaGAGAGCATTTAGTTAAGGTTTAGTACTTGCACCATGAGTTATaatgaaatttcaataattttttttcgccttttattttttatcgagAAAGTTTTTCTAtaccgatgattttttttcaacttggaGATTTCTTATAGGTTATgatctggggaacaactttgtagaacatcgcaaagcgctaaaaataaaaaccggAAAGATAAAGGTGAAGGCACGTTATATTTTTCCatacgggtaattctctaccaactcacacgaaatcgggaatagttgccccgacccctcttcgatttgcgtgaaactttgtcctaagaggtaacttttgtccctgatcacgaatccgagttccgttttttgatatctcgtgacggatgggcggtacgaccccttccatttttgaacatgcgcctgcagcctgaaacggtgatgagatagaaatttggtgtcaaagggacttttatgtaaaattagacgcccaatttgatggcgtactcagaattccgaaaaaacgtatttttcatcgaaaaaaacactaaaaaagttttaaaaattctcccattttccgttacttgactgttaaatttttttgaacatgtcattttatgggaaatttaatgtacttttcaaatctacattgacctagaaaaaaaagttactttttgcgtttctctttgttttgtcgtccgtgtctgtcgcgggtgaccatgaacggccatgatcgatgacgaccaactttttcaaaactgttttttggtaaaatcgcgataactcgtgatgtttataagcaaaccccttttgtccatatatcaaaatttttgtgattgtctgctctacaactttgtagaacattgttatactctaaaaaatacccctgcaaagttagaaaaaaacacgacattttaaaatgaaaaaatttgttctaaatgaaaaaatgacccttcttgtagattccaaaagttaattaaatttaccataaaatgacatgttccaaaaaataacggaaaatgggagaatttttagaacttttttagtgtttttttcgatgaaaaatacgttttttttcgaaattctgagtacgccatcaaatcgagcgtctaattttacataaaagtccctttgcaaccaaatttctatctcataaccgtgtcaggctgcaaattattgaaaaacagctcttttttcgcatgttcaaaaatggaaggggtcgtaccgcccctccgtcacgacatatcaaaaaatggattcgtcatcagggacaaaagttaccccttaggacaaagtttcacgcaaatcgaagaggggtcggggcaactgctgtgtgagttggcggagaattacccatgctCCAAAAAATATCTCAAGTCTTTTCGAGATTAATTCCTAGCGTTTCAcgatgttccacaaagttgttccccggatcaaaacctaaaaaaaaactaagaataGTTAAATTTGATAGGGTTCTGCGAAACTTTCTCTGAGAATTGAACATTTTCCATagtaaaattttagaagttcCATACTTACTTAGGTGCTAAACTTTAATTAAATGTGCTctaaaattttcaggctagcttctgagGCCATATTGCTTAAAAATTCCCGTTGAGGTGATTGAAAtaaaacacttttgtcttttcatatccgtgagccacgctattgtataatctttcaaaaatacgaattttcaaCATAGACATGAATTGaggttaaaaatgaaaaaaaaacctgaaaaatttGATGATATGAAAACGTTTCTGATCTCTTAGAAAAAATCAGGGATTGCCAAGCATGTTAATGCTttcttaacaaaacaaaaaaaaatgattttaaacggcGCTCAGtataaaattgtatgtaaaatattttttattgcaaatttaattttgcgcaattttgttatgattcgcttttcgtcggcaaatgtacatggagtctttttcatgatgctttgttttcgtcacgaggttcatgtagtcttttatttgacatgttggcagggctatataaacaggcactgctgatgccagagattttgtttatgttactttatttaaaataattactaaactgactttactgaagtaacttttgctcaattttagtggagaggtagcttattaggagtactttcagaatatgcaataacccagaaagtgtcaaaatgtacatgatgccttttgaaatgttgccgtcGAATTGTTACTATACAGCCATTCcgcgtcaaacaggaagtctccaaatcaaaagtgctccgatttggctcaaatttggagtgggggcaaccggaccctaagatgacagttttcgtgagttgcgcgtattcaccgtcaggtggcaagtgggcctcgtcggagtccgcccaacaaatacgcaactcaaaattggCATAGGAAACTTtgttttcgtgacggcttttgcgGCACGCTCATTTCAattgttctagactaatatttgaacgtggcgtatctctaaacaagtttttaaagaaaatgattccagaatgcttattttgtcgttttaaaccaaaacaaggcaaaaactatatttattttatctattcgccattttcaaaagtttagctagataatatcgaaggccgccatcttaggcccactgggcccacaaaacggggtacgctcagtttgtatgggagctgtcaacatgctcccgggctgagtgggggttctttggcccaaataattagacccgtatttttttttgtttg
Encoded here:
- the LOC6051045 gene encoding paxillin, whose protein sequence is MATCFGCKEEIKDKMLEALNKSWHPEHFACKECKKRITENKFHESNGQPVCSKCYDSKVQAICASCRKMITEKVVKAMGKAWHLEHFICGGPCKQQLSGQTFFERNGKPYCTTDYERLYAPKCGGCKKAISEKAISALDGKWHKECFKCKLCKEPIGVDSKFRSDKDKQPICEKCGI